One region of Candidatus Nanopelagicales bacterium genomic DNA includes:
- the lanM gene encoding type 2 lanthipeptide synthetase LanM, with protein sequence MTVDAAIGTHGWPWHERLERAGRSAVSTQADPRDDAEQPEVVAQWRASVDPDNAGLFAKRLAWAGLSSRDVAPLLVLDAAPRADATDWWADLEAMRDACRRSQQSAGGSNRVDPVDPGIPFAALLDPLVRWNWTKARQRSPELRGLAIGAQESARRALLQGLSSLCSQALAADFEDTRPMGATLLLKLGSLPVGQEHPTAVYDEWCRRHLADGLTRMLGRFPVLGRLVSVSCAQWSSNLVAMMQRVDGDRELLQAHFGIPGQEPISQVKWGLSDPHRRGRSVAIVHFGVGAQRRSIVYKPKDMRIEERFQQLVRQVGNWLDDPDWKSLAVVARGTEYGYAALAEHRHCANDDELAMFYRNTGRLLALLHLLGATDAHFENLIADGTSLHLIDAETLFQGGMVDPIELNPASADPPESVLAASVLRVGLLPCWLLGGSPMRAYDVSALGIKSVEGPMSILGWAHVNTDDMVWARVDYLPDQPGSLPVPAGVSNPLASHVDDVTAGFEQVYRLAMVPEYRESLVASVAAFTGVTRRIVLRATRVYAKVQESALSAEALADANCRAFALEKLSRNSLLTDSKRAQWQVFLSELFDMENLDIPYFEYPLGSDEVISSTGAIPGLLAGNEISEAIERINNLSDTDRAWQVRLIRGSIRARYHAINRVEEQPPIVDVTAPGDSSAMTVGAVADGLLTGLAESMIDDGASDRSWLTLSLIPGADKVRLGLIGDGLYDGRAGVAAFQFLMADLGRDGAVRADAESTVAPVLRRLDDPDQYTRFRCLRDFGLGWAGLGGLLRLFDLRMRSSAPGDMFGAPEAVSRLVCQVSADLIGRDLHRDLLAGVAGLIGPIARIHRRTPTERTASILRAAAEHLMSEQSGDGGWPVADARAPLTGLAHGASGMGMALLEAGTVLDDDRIVEAGTRAFTYERSVFDVGVGNWPDFREHPGREPGDSSFMVAWCHGAPGIGLARMRALQLLPEHPQASAWDEELRLAMDTTVRSPIGMMDHLCCGSMGRAAVLRVAGRWAREPEWVGAADELTFDVIARARVRGRFTLQLDDPRTAATTAPGLMTGVAGVGAHLASMMSDGDLSTLLL encoded by the coding sequence GTGACGGTTGATGCGGCCATCGGTACTCACGGCTGGCCTTGGCACGAGCGTTTGGAGCGCGCTGGGCGATCCGCTGTATCGACGCAGGCGGACCCTCGCGACGATGCCGAACAACCTGAGGTGGTCGCGCAATGGCGGGCTTCGGTCGATCCAGACAACGCCGGATTGTTCGCTAAACGACTGGCTTGGGCAGGGTTGAGCAGCCGCGATGTGGCGCCGCTGCTGGTCTTGGATGCCGCTCCTCGGGCGGACGCGACCGACTGGTGGGCCGATCTGGAAGCCATGCGCGACGCTTGCCGCCGATCGCAGCAATCAGCCGGCGGTTCGAACCGCGTCGATCCGGTGGATCCGGGCATCCCGTTCGCGGCGCTCCTGGATCCACTAGTGCGGTGGAACTGGACCAAAGCTCGCCAGCGTAGTCCTGAACTGCGCGGCCTGGCCATCGGCGCGCAGGAATCGGCCCGAAGGGCGTTGCTGCAAGGGCTGTCCTCGCTGTGCTCACAGGCGCTCGCCGCTGACTTCGAGGACACCCGACCGATGGGCGCCACACTCTTGCTCAAGCTGGGTTCGCTCCCCGTGGGCCAGGAGCATCCCACAGCCGTCTATGACGAATGGTGTCGTCGCCACCTCGCTGACGGCCTCACCCGCATGCTCGGTCGCTTTCCGGTGCTGGGTCGCCTGGTCTCGGTTTCTTGCGCTCAGTGGAGCTCGAACTTGGTCGCCATGATGCAACGGGTGGACGGCGATCGAGAACTGCTGCAAGCGCATTTCGGCATCCCCGGGCAGGAGCCGATATCCCAAGTGAAGTGGGGGCTCAGCGATCCCCATCGACGTGGTCGAAGCGTCGCCATCGTTCACTTCGGAGTCGGTGCGCAGCGGCGAAGCATTGTGTACAAGCCCAAGGACATGCGCATTGAGGAACGGTTCCAGCAGCTCGTCAGACAAGTCGGGAACTGGCTTGACGACCCCGACTGGAAGTCACTTGCGGTTGTGGCCCGTGGAACGGAGTACGGGTACGCGGCGCTCGCGGAGCACCGGCACTGCGCCAACGACGACGAGTTGGCGATGTTCTATCGAAACACCGGTCGGCTACTTGCCCTGCTTCACCTGCTCGGGGCAACGGACGCCCACTTCGAGAACCTGATCGCCGACGGGACCTCACTGCACTTGATCGACGCGGAGACCTTGTTCCAGGGCGGGATGGTTGATCCGATCGAACTCAACCCGGCATCGGCAGACCCGCCAGAGAGCGTGTTGGCCGCCTCAGTCCTTCGGGTAGGGCTGCTCCCGTGCTGGCTACTCGGCGGCAGCCCAATGCGGGCCTACGACGTCAGCGCGCTGGGCATCAAATCCGTGGAAGGTCCGATGTCAATCCTGGGCTGGGCGCACGTCAACACCGACGACATGGTCTGGGCGAGAGTCGATTACCTTCCCGACCAACCTGGATCGCTGCCTGTTCCGGCGGGCGTTTCGAACCCCTTGGCCTCACATGTGGACGATGTGACTGCGGGCTTCGAGCAGGTGTACCGACTGGCCATGGTGCCCGAGTATCGCGAGAGTCTGGTTGCCTCAGTCGCGGCGTTCACCGGGGTTACGCGCCGGATCGTGCTGCGAGCTACCCGCGTGTACGCCAAGGTGCAGGAGAGCGCCTTGAGCGCCGAGGCGCTCGCCGATGCCAACTGTCGGGCATTCGCGCTGGAGAAACTGTCGCGCAACAGTCTGTTGACCGATTCGAAGCGCGCTCAGTGGCAGGTGTTCCTGTCGGAGCTCTTCGACATGGAGAACCTAGACATCCCGTACTTCGAGTATCCGTTGGGTTCCGATGAGGTGATCTCGTCGACTGGGGCGATTCCCGGCTTACTCGCAGGCAACGAGATCAGCGAAGCGATCGAACGCATCAACAATCTGTCGGACACCGATAGGGCATGGCAGGTGCGACTGATCCGCGGTTCGATTCGGGCTCGCTACCACGCCATCAATCGCGTCGAAGAGCAGCCGCCGATAGTGGATGTCACCGCGCCGGGCGATTCGAGTGCCATGACTGTCGGTGCGGTGGCTGACGGACTTCTGACTGGTCTGGCGGAGTCAATGATCGACGACGGCGCTTCGGACCGCTCGTGGCTCACATTGTCTCTGATCCCGGGCGCGGACAAAGTCAGGCTAGGCCTGATCGGTGATGGGCTGTATGACGGCCGTGCCGGGGTGGCCGCGTTTCAATTCCTGATGGCAGATCTCGGTCGCGATGGGGCAGTTCGGGCCGATGCAGAGTCCACTGTGGCGCCGGTGCTCCGGCGGCTGGACGACCCCGATCAGTACACGCGATTCCGTTGCCTTCGCGATTTCGGCCTCGGCTGGGCAGGTCTGGGTGGGTTGCTCCGACTGTTCGACCTGCGTATGCGCAGCAGTGCTCCGGGCGACATGTTCGGTGCCCCCGAGGCAGTGAGTCGCTTGGTCTGCCAGGTGTCCGCGGACCTGATCGGGCGGGACCTCCACCGCGACCTGCTGGCGGGCGTCGCCGGGCTGATAGGTCCGATCGCCCGGATTCATCGCCGGACCCCCACTGAGCGGACGGCCTCCATCCTGCGGGCAGCAGCGGAGCACCTGATGTCGGAGCAGAGTGGTGATGGGGGCTGGCCGGTCGCTGACGCCAGAGCACCGCTCACTGGACTCGCGCACGGCGCTAGCGGCATGGGTATGGCACTGCTGGAAGCGGGGACGGTATTGGACGACGATCGGATTGTCGAAGCTGGCACCCGGGCGTTCACCTATGAACGCAGCGTCTTCGATGTCGGCGTCGGTAACTGGCCCGATTTCCGCGAGCACCCGGGTCGGGAACCAGGCGACTCGTCTTTCATGGTGGCGTGGTGTCACGGTGCTCCGGGCATCGGGCTGGCTCGCATGCGCGCGCTGCAACTGCTCCCCGAACATCCGCAGGCCAGTGCGTGGGACGAGGAGTTGCGCCTGGCCATGGATACGACGGTGCGCAGTCCGATCGGAATGATGGACCACCTTTGCTGCGGATCCATGGGACGCGCGGCCGTGCTACGGGTCGCTGGGCGTTGGGCTCGAGAGCCAGAATGGGTGGGCGCCGCAGATGAGTTGACCTTCGACGTGATCGCACGGGCACGCGTCAGGGGCCGCTTCACGCTGCAGCTCGACGATCCACGCACGGCCGCGACAACCGCACCGGGCCTGATGACAGGGGTCGCAGGAGTGGGGGCGCACTTGGCGAGCATGATGAGTGACGGTGATCTGTCCACTCTGCTGCTTTGA
- a CDS encoding ATP-binding cassette domain-containing protein, translating into MNTADIRHTLDATEILHLTPGTTVRVVTGTVVVFVVPRTDAGPGRRIPVCEVTPPSQLTGAQVEGADLVGVGLPGTQVEPVSATDDAAEQAMARSAREALSAANDRNLSAADLLRLSARHDERLIDDALLGLAAAVPGQKPDLLTSGDLPDDVAVVEFMARQIGLRPNPLLLRRAVADVEITGRDTITSLAAASGAAVRRVGLTPGWWRQEGPPLLLQDRHRATYGAAVWRRGAYHVWEPTLGLHAALDAATAAPWSREAILFEPLLDPNRPARIRDLVRLGLRGSKKSLWLVAMLTAIVGVLAAVIPIVAGQLTSTVASQTGSTLLVVGVALVAFAAGDMALRAVRLYAMLRIRGRGVAVTATAVWDRLIRLPMSWQNQRTVASRMTDANAVDTASMSMSNSVITSLLDISAVVGAMLGVATTSLSLATALLAFLVVRAVVELLLVRRAARLTREVLDASTESQSVTLGLIAGVSRLRVSGATGRAFALWATSQTRTTATEVRQRRLTVAQQMTGALWPSAGLAVLLAVTAAAGTSVGSLVTAQTALTAATSAVAAAVASVGAGLSARAVLERARSVLRAEPESGTGQEVAQLAGSIDLRDLVFSYRPDTPPVLRGVSFAIPAGAHVAIVGPSGCGKSTLLRLVLGLENPESGIVSFDGRDLSALDRSSVRRQIGSVMQSSALMPGSIRENVDLGRGLSAAQIWQALADAAVAEDVRAMPMGLATVVVEGTGAVSGGQRQRILLARALAGKPRILILDEATSALDNVSQAAVVANLDRLNITRVVVAHRLSTIEQADLVVMLTDGVVVAEGKFAELMARPGPFHDLIERQQL; encoded by the coding sequence GTGAACACCGCTGACATCCGTCACACCCTCGACGCCACGGAGATCCTGCACTTGACCCCCGGCACGACAGTGCGGGTTGTGACGGGGACGGTTGTGGTGTTCGTTGTTCCCCGCACGGATGCCGGTCCGGGTCGGCGCATCCCGGTGTGCGAGGTCACTCCCCCTAGCCAACTGACTGGCGCGCAGGTGGAAGGGGCTGACCTGGTTGGCGTTGGGTTGCCGGGCACGCAAGTCGAGCCGGTCTCCGCCACGGACGATGCTGCCGAGCAGGCGATGGCCCGATCGGCTCGCGAGGCGCTCAGCGCGGCAAACGACCGAAACCTGTCGGCGGCTGACCTGCTGCGGTTGTCCGCGCGCCACGATGAGCGATTGATCGACGATGCCCTGCTGGGCCTGGCGGCGGCGGTTCCGGGCCAGAAGCCGGATTTGCTCACCTCCGGTGATCTTCCCGACGATGTCGCGGTAGTGGAATTCATGGCGCGACAGATTGGGCTGCGGCCGAATCCTTTGCTCCTTCGCCGGGCCGTCGCCGACGTTGAGATCACCGGCCGCGACACGATCACATCCCTGGCCGCCGCGTCCGGTGCGGCCGTGCGGCGGGTTGGACTGACGCCCGGTTGGTGGCGTCAGGAGGGGCCCCCGCTGTTGCTACAGGACCGCCACCGGGCGACTTACGGTGCGGCTGTCTGGCGCAGGGGTGCCTACCACGTGTGGGAGCCGACCCTAGGCCTGCACGCCGCCCTCGACGCGGCCACCGCTGCGCCGTGGTCGCGCGAGGCGATTCTTTTCGAGCCCCTGTTGGATCCGAATCGCCCGGCTCGGATCCGCGACCTGGTGCGCCTGGGTTTGCGAGGCAGCAAGAAGAGTCTGTGGCTGGTCGCGATGCTGACAGCGATCGTGGGAGTGCTGGCCGCCGTCATCCCGATTGTGGCCGGACAGCTCACCTCGACCGTGGCTAGCCAGACCGGGTCGACGCTCCTGGTCGTCGGCGTTGCCCTGGTGGCTTTCGCCGCTGGCGATATGGCGCTTCGGGCCGTGCGGTTGTACGCCATGTTGCGCATTCGTGGCCGCGGAGTGGCCGTGACGGCGACCGCGGTTTGGGATCGGTTGATACGCCTTCCAATGTCGTGGCAGAACCAGCGCACCGTTGCCTCGCGCATGACCGACGCCAACGCTGTTGACACGGCCTCGATGAGCATGTCGAACTCGGTCATTACCTCCCTGCTGGACATCTCCGCCGTGGTGGGCGCCATGCTTGGTGTGGCAACGACGAGTTTGTCGCTGGCGACCGCACTGCTGGCGTTCCTGGTTGTACGAGCCGTCGTCGAGCTGCTGCTCGTGCGCCGCGCGGCGCGACTGACCCGGGAAGTCCTCGACGCGAGCACGGAAAGCCAGTCAGTCACGCTCGGCCTGATCGCCGGGGTTAGCCGCCTGCGGGTGTCAGGCGCGACCGGGCGCGCCTTCGCCCTGTGGGCCACTTCCCAGACCCGCACAACGGCGACCGAAGTGCGCCAGCGTCGACTCACTGTGGCCCAACAGATGACCGGAGCGCTGTGGCCTTCGGCGGGGCTAGCTGTCCTGCTCGCAGTCACGGCTGCGGCAGGGACAAGTGTGGGCAGCCTGGTCACCGCCCAGACTGCCTTGACGGCGGCGACATCTGCGGTTGCTGCTGCGGTCGCATCGGTCGGCGCGGGTCTGAGCGCACGGGCCGTGCTTGAGCGTGCCCGGTCCGTGCTGCGCGCTGAGCCCGAGTCCGGCACTGGCCAGGAGGTCGCGCAACTGGCTGGTTCGATCGACCTGCGCGACCTGGTGTTCTCCTACCGGCCCGACACTCCGCCGGTGCTGCGGGGTGTCAGCTTCGCCATTCCAGCAGGGGCGCACGTGGCGATCGTCGGACCGTCCGGTTGCGGCAAGAGCACACTGCTGCGCCTCGTGCTGGGGTTGGAGAATCCGGAGTCAGGAATCGTGTCCTTCGACGGACGCGACCTGTCGGCTCTCGATCGCTCGTCCGTGCGTCGCCAGATCGGATCGGTGATGCAGTCCTCGGCCCTCATGCCCGGCAGCATCAGAGAGAACGTCGACCTGGGCCGGGGCTTGTCGGCGGCACAAATCTGGCAGGCCCTAGCGGACGCGGCAGTGGCTGAAGATGTGCGCGCCATGCCGATGGGACTGGCGACCGTCGTAGTGGAAGGCACCGGTGCGGTATCAGGTGGCCAGCGCCAGCGAATCCTGCTGGCGCGCGCGCTGGCGGGCAAGCCCCGGATCCTGATTCTCGACGAGGCTACGTCTGCGCTGGACAACGTCAGCCAGGCTGCGGTCGTAGCCAACCTGGACCGACTGAACATCACCCGCGTGGTTGTGGCACACCGCTTGTCCACTATCGAACAAGCCGATCTGGTGGTCATGCTCACAGACGGAGTCGTCGTTGCCGAAGGCAAGTTCGCCGAACTCATGGCTAGACCCGGACCGTTCCACGACCTCATCGAACGCCAACAGCTGTAG
- a CDS encoding cysteine peptidase family C39 domain-containing protein, whose protein sequence is MSTSTAAASRRHREKTPARLQMEATECGAASLGIVLAHYGKWVPLEELRDACGISRDGSNALAVKIAAQKYGMEVMARRSQPETLKTRTLPAIVFWRFDHFLVVEGWSPDGWYLNDPALGHRTCSDEEFDESFTGIVLEMTPGPEFVRGGRPPRLVSRLASYLTGSRDGVLLIALLGLLLVIPQILVPGIARLFVDWLQGGPVVQVPSLLAALAFAALMQAALIGLQGAVGMRLATKLSVVLQSKLVARLFLLPANFHAMRGAGALAQRALQPARVAATVSTMFSTMVVGVISSSTAVALMVFAYPPAGAVAVAAVAFVVLAMASASRRRRTLAMRMVREQTEVATIAVTSLSQLEVIKASGAEDHLGARWTAAHNRFLAALQQLGERTVGIDLLPVFLITVADAAVTVVGLLGVTKGQLTLAGFVAVQTLLGLALAPAAMVVAQFQQAEMLSGELDQIDDVLQTKLPDIQVDASGEPRPAFVVGDLRLDGLVFGYDRNRPPLLTDLDLHIAPGSRVALVGPSGCGKSTVARLVIGLYQPWEGAVMVDGKPRQWWPEEVLHHDMAIVDQDPVIFAGTFRDNITLWDPTIDDAAVVQAVKDAALHDEIARRPGSYEAQLREGGGDLSGGQRQRLEIARALVRNPALLIMDEATSALDAATEAHIDAAIRRRGASSLIIAHRLSTVRDADEIIVLDKGQVVQRGRHVDLVAVDGPYRRLVMA, encoded by the coding sequence GTGAGTACCAGCACTGCTGCGGCGTCAAGGCGCCACCGTGAGAAGACGCCGGCACGCCTGCAGATGGAGGCCACCGAGTGCGGTGCGGCGTCGCTCGGCATCGTCTTGGCCCACTATGGAAAGTGGGTGCCGCTGGAGGAGCTGCGCGATGCGTGCGGTATCTCCCGAGACGGGAGCAACGCCCTCGCGGTCAAGATCGCCGCCCAGAAGTATGGGATGGAGGTTATGGCTCGCCGCAGCCAGCCCGAGACCCTGAAGACCCGCACGCTTCCCGCCATAGTCTTCTGGCGCTTTGACCATTTCCTCGTGGTGGAAGGGTGGTCACCGGATGGCTGGTATCTGAACGATCCGGCGCTCGGCCACCGCACCTGCAGCGACGAGGAATTCGACGAGTCGTTCACCGGGATCGTGTTGGAGATGACGCCCGGCCCCGAGTTCGTCAGGGGCGGTCGGCCTCCACGGCTGGTTTCGAGACTCGCCAGCTACCTCACAGGATCCCGCGACGGCGTTCTCCTCATCGCGCTGCTGGGGCTGCTGCTGGTTATTCCCCAGATTCTGGTGCCGGGGATCGCCCGGCTGTTCGTGGATTGGCTTCAGGGCGGCCCGGTGGTGCAGGTGCCGAGTCTGCTCGCAGCGCTAGCCTTCGCAGCCCTGATGCAGGCCGCTCTGATCGGACTGCAGGGCGCCGTCGGAATGCGTTTGGCTACGAAGTTGTCAGTGGTTCTGCAGTCCAAGCTGGTCGCTCGCCTGTTCCTCCTCCCGGCGAACTTCCACGCCATGCGAGGCGCTGGCGCCTTGGCGCAAAGAGCCCTCCAACCGGCTCGGGTGGCCGCGACCGTGTCCACCATGTTCTCCACGATGGTAGTTGGAGTCATCAGCAGCTCGACCGCGGTGGCGCTGATGGTCTTCGCCTACCCGCCGGCGGGGGCGGTTGCTGTCGCCGCCGTCGCATTCGTCGTCTTGGCGATGGCGTCAGCATCCAGAAGGCGACGCACTCTGGCCATGAGAATGGTCAGAGAACAGACCGAGGTCGCGACGATTGCCGTTACCTCCTTGAGTCAGCTCGAGGTAATCAAGGCGTCCGGTGCCGAAGACCACCTCGGCGCTCGATGGACGGCTGCCCATAACCGCTTTCTGGCGGCACTGCAGCAGTTGGGTGAGCGCACGGTCGGCATCGATCTGCTGCCCGTCTTCCTGATCACAGTTGCGGATGCGGCGGTAACGGTTGTCGGACTCCTCGGCGTCACGAAAGGGCAGCTAACGCTGGCCGGGTTCGTCGCTGTACAGACGCTGCTGGGATTGGCACTGGCACCCGCGGCCATGGTGGTCGCGCAGTTCCAGCAAGCCGAGATGCTATCCGGCGAACTCGATCAGATCGACGACGTTCTGCAAACCAAACTGCCTGACATTCAGGTCGATGCATCCGGCGAGCCCCGGCCGGCCTTTGTCGTGGGAGACCTGCGGCTGGATGGTTTGGTCTTTGGATACGACCGCAATCGGCCGCCTCTGTTGACCGATTTGGACCTACACATCGCCCCTGGTTCTCGCGTGGCGCTGGTTGGACCCAGCGGGTGCGGGAAGTCGACAGTGGCGCGGTTGGTGATCGGGCTGTATCAACCGTGGGAGGGGGCGGTGATGGTCGACGGCAAGCCGCGCCAGTGGTGGCCGGAGGAGGTCCTGCATCACGACATGGCAATAGTCGACCAAGATCCGGTGATCTTCGCTGGCACCTTCCGCGACAACATCACCCTGTGGGATCCCACCATCGATGACGCCGCCGTCGTTCAGGCAGTCAAGGACGCGGCCCTACACGACGAGATCGCGCGCCGCCCGGGTTCCTACGAGGCGCAACTGCGCGAGGGCGGCGGGGACCTGTCGGGTGGACAGCGGCAAAGGCTCGAGATCGCCCGCGCTCTGGTGCGCAACCCGGCCCTGCTGATCATGGATGAAGCCACCTCGGCGTTGGACGCGGCAACCGAGGCGCACATCGACGCCGCGATCCGACGAAGAGGCGCGTCGAGTCTCATCATTGCCCATCGGCTGTCCACGGTGCGCGACGCGGACGAGATCATCGTCCTCGACAAGGGTCAAGTCGTGCAGCGCGGGCGTCACGTCGACCTGGTCGCGGTGGACGGCCCGTACCGACGATTGGTGATGGCGTGA